A portion of the Suricata suricatta isolate VVHF042 chromosome 11, meerkat_22Aug2017_6uvM2_HiC, whole genome shotgun sequence genome contains these proteins:
- the LOC115272014 gene encoding olfactory receptor 52A5-like, which yields MLVLNGSVFMPSVLTLIGIPGLQSVQCWIGIPFCVMYIIAVIGNSLILGIIKHEHSLHKPMYIFLAMLGATDIALSTCILPKMLGIFWFHLPKIFFAACLLQMWLIHSFQAIESGILLAMALDRYVAICDPLRHATIFSQHLLTHIGVGVTFRVAILTIPSIMLIKCHLKLYRTTVISHSYCEHMAVVKLAIEDIQINKIYGLFVAFSILGFDIIFITLSYVQIFVTVCQLPQKEARFKAFNACIAHICVFLQFYLLAFFSFFTHRFGSHIPTYVHILLSNLYLLAPPFLNPIVYGVKTKQIRDHVLKMFFSKRP from the coding sequence ATGCTTGTGCTCAATGGCTCAGTCTTCATGCCGTCTGTACTAACACTCATTGGGATTCCTGGACTACAGTCAGTGCAGTGTTGGATTGGGATTCCATTCTGTGTCATGTATATCATCGCTGTGATTGGGAACTCCCTAATTTTAGGTATCATCAAACATGAACACAGCCTCCATAAGCCCATGTACATATTTTTGGCCATGCTGGGGGCCACAGATATTGCACTTAGCACGTGTATTCTGCCCAAAATGTTGGGCATCTTCTGGTTTCATTTGCCAAAGATTTTCTTTGCAGCCTGCCTGCTACAAATgtggcttattcattcattccaggcAATCGAATCAGGCATCCTCCTGGCAATGGCCCTAgatcgctatgtggccatctgtgaCCCCTTGAGACATGCAACCATCTTCTCCCAGCATCTCTTGACTCACATTGGAGTTGGAGTGACATTCAGGGTTGCCATTCTTACTATACCATCCATTATGCTCATCAAATGTCATCTGAAACTCTACCGAACTACAGTCATCTCTCACTCTTACTGTGAGCACATGGCTGTTGTAAAACTAGCTATTGAGGACATCCAGATCAATAAGATATATGGCCTATTTGTTGCCTTCAGTATCTTAGGGTTTGATATAATCTTCATCACATTGTCTTATGTGCAAATCTTTGTCACTGTGTGTCAGTTGCCCCAGAAGGAGGCACGATTCAAGGCCTTCAATGCCTGCATTGCCCACATCTGTGTCTTCCTACAGTTCTACCTCCttgcattcttctctttcttcactcATAGATTTGGCTCTCACATACCAACATATGTTCATATCCTCCTATCAAATCTTTACCTGTTAGCCCCACCTTTTCTCAACCCCATTGTATATGGTGTGAAGACCAAACAAATTCGTGACCATgtcctgaaaatgtttttttctaaaagaccTTAA
- the LOC115272023 gene encoding olfactory receptor 52A1-like codes for MYISNITIFMPSVLTLIGIPGLETVQCWIGIPFCVMYLIAMIGNSLLLIIIKSERSLHEPMYIFLGMLGATDIVLGTSIVPKMLGIFWFHVPEIYFDSCLLQMGFIHTFECIESGILLAMALDRYVAICHPLRHAAIFTHRLVTQIGTVVTLRAAILVAPSLVLIKCRFQFYHTTIISHSYCEHMAIVKLAAENVRINKIYGLFVAFVVAGFDLMFITLSYIQIFITVFRLPQKEARLKAFNTCIAHICVFLQLYLLAFFSFFTHRFGAHVPPYIHILFSSLYLLVPPFLNPLVYGAKTKQIRTHVAKMLCS; via the coding sequence ATGTACATTTCCAACATCACAATCTTCATGCCGTCTGTGTTGACGCTAATAGGGATCCCAGGCCTAGAGACTGTGCAGTGCTGGATTGGGATTCCTTTCTGTGTCATGTATCTCATTGCCATGATTGGAAATTCCTTGCTTCTGATCATCATCAAATCAGAGCGCAGCCTCCATGAGCCCATGTACATTTTTTTGGGCATGCTGGGAGCCACAGACATTGTACTTGGCACAAGCATTGTACCCAAGATGCTTGGAATTTTCTGGTTTCATGTGCCAgagatttattttgattcttGCTTGCTTCAAATGGGCTTCATCCACACGTTTGAGTGCATAGAGTCAGGCATCCTGTTGGCCATGGCTCTGGATCGTTATGTGGCCATCTGTCATCCACTACGACATGCTGCTATCTTCACCCACCGACTTGTCACCCAAATAGGGACTGTGGTAACACTCAGGGCTGCCATTCTAGTAGCCCCATCTCTAGTACTGATAAAATGCCGGTTTCAGTTTTACCATACAACCATCATTTCCCACTCCTATTGTGAACATATGGCCATTGTGAAACTGGCTGCAGAAAATGTGCGGATCAACAAAATCTATGGTCTGTTTGTGGCATTTGTAGTTGCAGGGTTTGACCTCATGTTCATCACTCTGTCCTACATACAGATCTTTATCACCGTTTTCCGTTTGCCCCAGAAGGAGGCTCGTTTGAAAGCATTCAATACGTGCATCGCTCacatctgtgtcttcctccagCTCTATCTCCttgccttcttctccttcttcacacATAGGTTTGGTGCTCACGTTCCCCCTTATATTCATATCCTCTTTTCTAGCCTCTACTTGCTGGTCCCCCCGTTTCTCAATCCACTTGTCTATGGTGCCAAGACCAAGCAGATCCGCACTCACGTGGCAAAGATGTTGTGTTCATAA
- the LOC115272575 gene encoding olfactory receptor 51G2-like, which produces MKSHHDVFNGSIECTPVTFSLAGIPGLEGEHIWISIPFCLMYIIIFLGNGIILYIIRIDSALHQPMYLFLAMLAFVELGVSASTMPTVLGIFLLGINDISFSGCLLQMFSMHSFTLMESGVLLVMSVDRFVAIYSPLRYTTILTIPRITGMGITIALRSVVLMFPLLFLLKSLPFCGHNSLTHSYCLHSDLIKLPCGDTRPNSILGLFVITSTFGLDSLLIVVSYVLILHTVLGIASGAGKWRALNTCVSHICAVLVYYVPMISLSLLHRFGRHLPPLLQTVMANAYLFFPPVVNPIVYSIKTKEIRNSIVRTLTRKRDEV; this is translated from the coding sequence ATGAAGTCTCACCATGATGTTTTCAATGGTTCCATTGAATGCACACCTGTGACATTCAGTCTTGCTGGCATTCCAGGCCTAGAGGGAGAACACATCTGGATATCTATCCCTTTCTGCCTGATGTACATCATAATCTTCCTAGGAAATGGCATCATTCTTTACATCATCCGGATTGATTCTGCTTTGCACCAACCCATGTACCTCTTTCTGGCCATGCTGGCCTTTGTTGAACTTGGAGTCTCTGCTTCTACTATGCCCACTGTGCTAGGCATTTTCCTCCTTGGAATTAATGATATCAGTTTCAGTGGTTGTCTGCTTCAGATGTTTTCCATGCACTCCTTTACCCTCATGGAGTCAGGTGTCCTTCTGGTTATGTCTGTAGACCGTTTTGTGGCCATCTACAGCCCACTACGCTACACAACCATCTTGACGATTCCCCGCATCACTGGGATGGGCATCACCATTGCCTTGCGAAGTGTGGTACTCATGTTCCCACTGCTCTTCCTCCTGAAGAGTCTGCCTTTCTGTGGCCACAACAGCCTCACACACTCTTACTGTCTCCATTCAGATCTAATCAAATTGCCCTGTGGAGACACTCGCCCCAATAGCATCCTGGGTCTGTTTGTCATTACCTCCACATTTGGGCTGGATTCATTGCTCATTGTGGTTTCTTATGTGTTGATTCTTCACACAGTACTGGGAATAGCTTCTGGGGCTGGGAAGTGGAGGGCACTCAACACATGTGTGTCACACATTTGTGCTGTTCTTGTGTACTATGTGCCCATGATCAGCCTCTCCTTGCTGCATCGTTTTGGGAGGCATTTACCTCCACTTCTCCAAACTGTCATGGCCAATGCCTACCTCTTCTTCCCACCTGTGGTCAATCCCATTGTCTATAGTATTAAAACCAAGGAAATTCGCAATAGCATTGTTCGTACACTGACTAGAAAGAGAGATGAGGTCTAA
- the LOC115272021 gene encoding olfactory receptor 52A1: protein MSISNITIFMPSVLTLIGIPGLEAVQCWIGIPFCIMYLIAIIGNSLLLIIIKSERSLHEPMYIFLGMLGATDIALATSIVPKMLGIFWFHVPEIYFDSCLLQMWLIHTFQGIESGILVAMALDRYVAICHPLRHAVIFTHRLVTQIGTVVTLRAAFLVAPCLILIKFRFQYYRTTIISHSYCEHMAIVKLAAENVQINKIYGLFVAFTVAGFDLTFITLSYAQIFFTVFHLPQKEARLKAFNTCITHICVFLQFYLLAFFSFFTHRFGAHIPPYIHILFSSFYLLVPPFLNPLVYGAKTKQIRIHVVKMLCS, encoded by the coding sequence ATGTCCATTTCCAACATCACAATCTTCATGCCTTCTGTGTTGACACTAATAGGGATTCCAGGCCTAGAGGCTGTGCAGTGCTGGATTGGGATTCCATTCTGTATCATGTATCTCATTGCTATCATTGGAAATTCATTGCTTTTGATCATCATCAAATCAGAGCGCAGCCTCCACGAGCCCATGTACATTTTTCTAGGCATGCTGGGAGCCACAGATATTGCACTTGCTACCAGCATTGTGCCAAAGATGCTGGGCATATTCTGGTTTCATGTGCCAGAGATTTATTTTGATTCCTGTTTGCTTCAAATGTGGCTCATTCACACATTTCAGGGCATAGAGTCAGGCATCCTTGTGGCCATGGCCCTGGATCGTTATGTGGCCATCTGTCATCCACTAAGACATGCTGTCATCTTCACCCACCGCCTTGTCACCCAAATAGGGACTGTGGTAACACTCAGGGCTGCTTTTCTAGTAGCACCATGCCTAATACTGATAAAGTTCCGGTTTCAGTATTACCGTACAACCATCATTTCCCACTCCTATTGTGAGCATATGGCCATTGTGAAGCTGGCTGCAGAAAATGTGCAGATCAACAAAATCTATGGTCTGTTTGTGGCATTTACAGTTGCAGGGTTCGACCTCACATTCATCACTTTGTCTTATGCACAGatctttttcactgtttttcattTGCCCCAGAAGGAGGCTCGTTTGAAAGCCTTCAATACATGCATCACTCacatctgtgtcttcctccagTTCTACCTCCttgccttcttctccttcttcacacATAGGTTTGGTGCTCATATTCCTCCTTATATCCATATCCTCTTTTCTAGCTTCTACTTGCTGGTCCCCCCATTTCTCAATCCGCTTGTCTATGGTGCCAAGACCAAGCAGATTCGCATTCATGTGGTAAAGATGTTGTGTTCATAA